The following proteins are co-located in the Mycolicibacterium goodii genome:
- a CDS encoding TetR/AcrR family transcriptional regulator: MKATESKLRQRTEGRLDRSRDPAILNAALAALAENGYTGTNMDDVAARAGVGKAAIYRRWSSKAALITDALVYWRPELLTDDAPDTGSLEGDLDAIVEHAARNDDELISNDLVLRVAIEATHDPQLASALDDLMLMRGRRMITTILNRAAARGEVAADGDWSLVADVLTAMGLMRVIRGQPVDAAYVREVIDRIVLPAVRRTDG, from the coding sequence ATGAAGGCCACGGAATCGAAGCTGAGGCAGCGCACCGAAGGGCGGTTGGACCGCTCGCGTGATCCCGCGATCCTCAACGCGGCACTGGCTGCGTTGGCCGAGAACGGCTACACCGGCACCAACATGGATGACGTCGCCGCACGTGCGGGCGTCGGAAAGGCGGCCATCTACCGGCGTTGGTCATCGAAGGCGGCGCTGATCACCGATGCCCTGGTGTACTGGCGCCCGGAACTGCTCACCGACGACGCGCCGGATACCGGGAGCCTGGAAGGCGACCTGGACGCGATCGTGGAGCACGCGGCGCGCAACGACGATGAGTTGATCTCCAACGACCTGGTGCTGCGGGTCGCGATCGAGGCCACCCACGACCCTCAACTCGCCTCTGCGCTCGACGATCTCATGCTGATGCGGGGCCGCCGGATGATCACGACGATCTTGAATCGGGCGGCGGCTCGCGGCGAGGTCGCCGCTGACGGTGACTGGTCACTCGTCGCGGACGTGCTCACCGCGATGGGCCTGATGCGGGTGATCCGTGGTCAGCCGGTGGATGCCGCGTATGTGCGAGAGGTCATCGACAGGATCGTCCTGCCCGCGGTCCGGCGAACCGACGGTTGA
- the thiD gene encoding bifunctional hydroxymethylpyrimidine kinase/phosphomethylpyrimidine kinase, which yields MVNFAYVIAGSEATGGAGIQADLRTFQQLGAYGVGTLTCIVSFDPKADWSHRFVPVEAQVVADQIEAATSAYDLDTVKIGMLGTPATIDVVADGLRAQQWRHIVVDPVLICKGQEPGAALDTDTALRRQILPLATVTTPNLFEAQTLSGMAEIATVDDLIEAARRIAELGPRYVVVKGGVEFPGDDAVDVLFDGESGDDAEVLRAPKVGDARVAGAGCTLAAAITAELAKGADVPAAVRRAKEFTTAGIVARVGGNAPFDAVWQGI from the coding sequence GTGGTCAATTTCGCCTATGTCATCGCCGGATCCGAAGCGACCGGCGGCGCCGGCATCCAAGCCGACCTGCGTACCTTCCAACAGCTCGGCGCCTACGGCGTGGGCACCCTCACCTGCATCGTGTCGTTCGATCCCAAGGCCGATTGGTCGCATCGGTTCGTGCCGGTCGAGGCGCAGGTGGTCGCCGACCAGATCGAGGCCGCGACGTCGGCATATGACCTGGACACCGTGAAGATCGGCATGCTGGGCACCCCGGCCACCATCGATGTCGTCGCCGACGGTCTGCGCGCCCAGCAGTGGCGCCACATCGTCGTCGACCCCGTGCTGATCTGCAAGGGCCAGGAACCCGGGGCCGCGCTGGACACCGACACCGCGCTGCGCCGCCAGATCCTGCCGCTCGCGACCGTCACCACACCCAATCTGTTCGAGGCGCAAACCCTCTCCGGTATGGCGGAGATCGCCACGGTTGACGACCTCATCGAAGCCGCCCGCCGCATCGCCGAACTCGGGCCGCGCTACGTCGTGGTGAAGGGCGGCGTGGAGTTCCCCGGCGACGACGCCGTGGACGTGCTGTTCGACGGCGAATCCGGCGACGACGCCGAGGTGCTGCGGGCACCCAAGGTCGGCGACGCCCGCGTCGCCGGAGCGGGATGCACGCTGGCCGCCGCGATCACCGCCGAGCTCGCCAAGGGCGCCGATGTGCCCGCCGCCGTGCGCCGGGCCAAAGAGTTCACCACCGCGGGCATCGTCGCGCGGGTCGGCGGCAACGCGCCCTTCGACGCGGTGTGGCAGGGAATCTAG
- the lysE gene encoding L-lysine exporter encodes MNSPLLLGFLTSMALIAAIGAQNAFVLRQGIRREHVLPVIAVCTVSDLLLITAGIAGVGAVITAHPDAVTVAKVGGAAFLIGYGVLAARRAFRPSTLNPSERTPARLAEVLVTCLALTWLNPHVYLDTVVLLGTLANEQREQRWLFGAGAVAASAIWFLGLGLGAKRLAGLFATPTTWRILDGVIAVTMIGLGLGMALS; translated from the coding sequence GTGAACTCCCCGTTGCTCCTCGGCTTCCTCACCTCGATGGCACTCATCGCCGCAATCGGCGCGCAGAACGCGTTCGTGCTGCGTCAGGGCATCCGTCGTGAGCATGTGCTGCCGGTCATCGCGGTGTGCACGGTGTCGGACCTGCTGCTGATCACGGCCGGCATCGCCGGCGTCGGCGCGGTGATCACCGCGCACCCCGACGCGGTGACGGTCGCAAAGGTCGGCGGCGCGGCCTTCCTCATCGGCTACGGCGTGCTGGCGGCCCGTCGCGCGTTTCGCCCCTCGACGCTCAACCCGTCCGAACGCACCCCTGCCCGCCTTGCCGAGGTGCTCGTCACCTGCCTGGCGTTGACCTGGCTAAACCCGCACGTGTATCTCGACACCGTGGTGCTGTTGGGCACTCTGGCCAATGAACAACGCGAGCAGCGTTGGCTTTTCGGCGCAGGCGCGGTCGCGGCGAGCGCCATCTGGTTTCTCGGCCTCGGCCTCGGCGCGAAGCGGCTGGCCGGACTGTTCGCCACGCCGACGACCTGGCGCATCCTCGACGGCGTCATCGCGGTGACGATGATCGGTCTCGGACTCGGGATGGCCCTGTCGTAG
- a CDS encoding bifunctional helix-turn-helix transcriptional regulator/GNAT family N-acetyltransferase: MSVTAVLRRFNRTYTQRIGVLDESYLGTGRPLNVSRVLFDIGGLGTVTIRDLRDRLGLDSGYVTRILARLEDEGLVRVIPDPSDGRRRIVELTGAGRAAVAELEERSEARAAELVAPLTSRQQQRLAEALGTAELLVRAATVRLVEVDEESGVARAALTHYYDELNRRFPQGFDPGETAAEPGAHYLAALDDGQPVGFGGIRPLDRTDAGPIAEVKRMWVDSRWRGAGLGSRILRQLETLAAEQGFVRVRLDTNGTLNEAIAMYERAGYARIDRYNDNPYAQFFFEKSL, from the coding sequence ATGAGCGTCACCGCAGTTCTCCGTCGCTTCAACCGCACGTATACGCAGCGGATCGGTGTGCTCGACGAGTCATATCTGGGCACCGGCAGGCCGCTCAACGTGTCCCGGGTGCTGTTCGACATCGGCGGACTCGGAACCGTGACGATCCGCGACCTGCGGGATCGGCTGGGGTTGGATTCCGGTTACGTGACCCGCATCCTCGCTCGTCTGGAAGACGAAGGCCTCGTCCGCGTCATCCCCGACCCGTCCGATGGGCGACGCCGCATCGTCGAGCTCACCGGGGCCGGCAGGGCCGCCGTGGCGGAGCTGGAGGAACGTTCCGAGGCCCGGGCGGCCGAACTGGTCGCGCCGTTGACCTCCCGGCAGCAGCAGCGACTTGCCGAAGCGCTCGGTACCGCGGAGCTTCTCGTGCGCGCGGCCACGGTGCGCCTCGTCGAGGTCGACGAGGAGTCGGGCGTCGCGCGCGCAGCGCTGACCCATTACTACGACGAGCTGAACCGGCGTTTCCCGCAAGGGTTCGATCCGGGGGAGACGGCCGCGGAGCCGGGTGCGCATTATCTCGCCGCACTCGACGACGGCCAACCAGTTGGCTTCGGTGGGATCCGGCCCCTCGACCGAACCGACGCCGGACCGATCGCCGAGGTCAAGCGCATGTGGGTCGACAGTCGTTGGCGTGGTGCAGGTTTGGGAAGCCGGATACTGCGTCAGCTCGAAACACTCGCTGCCGAACAAGGATTCGTGCGGGTGCGGCTCGACACCAACGGGACCCTCAATGAGGCGATCGCCATGTACGAACGCGCGGGCTACGCCCGGATCGACCGGTACAACGACAATCCCTATGCGCAGTTCTTCTTCGAGAAGTCGCTGTAG
- a CDS encoding cupin domain-containing protein, with product MSVDFNVSLRHTPASGADLPAAQPKPTSKSNQMESSVDLWADGETAVGIWECGPGEFTADRTNATEVCHIVSGHGTVTGEDGASADIGPGSLLVLPRGWRGTWVIHDTIRKSYVLIDA from the coding sequence GTGTCAGTCGATTTCAATGTCAGTCTGCGCCATACACCGGCATCGGGCGCCGATCTGCCCGCCGCGCAACCCAAGCCGACGAGCAAGAGCAACCAGATGGAGTCGTCAGTGGACCTGTGGGCCGACGGGGAGACCGCGGTCGGCATCTGGGAGTGCGGGCCAGGAGAATTCACAGCCGACCGCACCAATGCGACCGAGGTGTGCCACATTGTGTCCGGCCACGGCACGGTCACCGGTGAAGACGGCGCGTCCGCGGACATCGGCCCGGGGTCACTGCTGGTCCTGCCCCGCGGATGGCGCGGTACCTGGGTCATCCACGACACGATCCGGAAGTCTTACGTATTGATCGACGCCTAG
- a CDS encoding NAD(P)/FAD-dependent oxidoreductase, translating to MSTGGSTVDDPTTFINGDVSFWYRSIGLPERRKSLPGDQEADVCIVGAGLTGLWTAYYLKREQPDLRIVMLEREFAGFGASGRNGGWLSAELAGSRDAYASTHGREGMVELMRAMRGAVDEVISVAKTEGIDADIAKDGLLHVARTRAQLGRLYESVRYEQRWGARPEDFVALTRDEMDDRIRVTGALGGMFSPHCARVQPAKLVLGLARAVEAAGVTIYEGTTVTGIEQGRAISDRGVVRAPIVLRCLEGFTATLEGQRRDWLPMNSSMIVTAPLTLEAAEQIGWRGAELLGDYAHGYMYAQRTADNRIALGGRGIPYRFGSRTDTNGATQQWTINALTELMHDMFPATASIPIVHAWCGVLGVPRDWTATVDLDPVTGLGTAGGYVGSGLTTTNLAGRTLADLVLRRDTPVTRLPWVGRRVRRWEPEPLRWLGVQSMYVLYRMADRREAERDLPKTSRIARIANMITGR from the coding sequence ATGTCTACCGGCGGCAGCACCGTCGACGATCCGACGACCTTCATCAACGGCGACGTGTCCTTCTGGTACCGCTCGATCGGGCTGCCGGAGCGGCGGAAGTCGCTTCCGGGCGATCAGGAGGCCGACGTGTGCATCGTCGGTGCCGGTCTGACGGGTTTGTGGACGGCGTACTACCTGAAGCGGGAGCAGCCGGACCTGCGAATTGTGATGCTCGAGCGCGAGTTCGCCGGTTTCGGCGCGTCCGGCCGCAACGGTGGCTGGCTCTCGGCGGAGCTGGCCGGTAGTCGCGACGCGTACGCCTCGACCCACGGACGCGAGGGCATGGTCGAGTTGATGCGGGCGATGCGCGGCGCCGTCGACGAGGTCATCTCGGTCGCCAAGACCGAGGGGATCGACGCCGACATCGCCAAGGACGGCCTTTTGCACGTCGCCCGGACGCGTGCGCAACTGGGCCGGCTCTACGAATCGGTACGGTATGAACAGCGCTGGGGCGCAAGGCCGGAGGATTTCGTCGCGTTGACCCGCGATGAGATGGATGACCGCATCCGCGTCACAGGCGCGCTGGGCGGGATGTTCAGCCCCCATTGTGCTCGCGTCCAGCCTGCGAAACTCGTGCTGGGCCTCGCCCGAGCGGTTGAAGCAGCCGGCGTCACGATATACGAGGGCACCACGGTCACCGGGATCGAGCAGGGCCGCGCGATCAGCGACCGTGGGGTCGTGCGCGCGCCGATCGTCCTGCGGTGCTTGGAAGGTTTCACGGCCACCCTGGAGGGGCAGCGCCGCGACTGGCTTCCGATGAACTCGTCGATGATAGTCACCGCACCGCTGACGCTGGAAGCGGCCGAGCAGATCGGTTGGCGGGGCGCCGAACTGCTCGGCGACTACGCGCACGGCTACATGTACGCCCAACGCACTGCCGACAACCGGATTGCGCTGGGCGGCCGCGGCATTCCGTATCGCTTCGGCTCACGGACCGACACGAACGGGGCCACGCAGCAATGGACCATCAACGCGCTGACCGAGCTCATGCATGACATGTTCCCGGCAACGGCATCGATCCCGATCGTGCACGCCTGGTGCGGTGTGCTGGGCGTACCGCGCGACTGGACGGCCACCGTCGATCTCGACCCGGTGACCGGCTTGGGAACGGCAGGCGGCTACGTCGGTAGCGGGTTGACCACCACCAACCTTGCCGGTCGTACGCTCGCCGACCTGGTCCTCAGACGCGATACACCCGTGACCCGCCTGCCGTGGGTCGGGCGCCGAGTTCGGCGGTGGGAACCCGAGCCGCTCAGATGGCTCGGCGTGCAGAGCATGTATGTCCTCTACCGGATGGCCGACCGTCGAGAGGCTGAACGCGACCTGCCCAAGACCAGCCGGATCGCCCGGATCGCCAACATGATCACCGGTCGCTGA
- a CDS encoding ABC transporter ATP-binding protein gives MRNLTKRYGDFTAVDAIDLEARPGEFLTLLGPSGSGKTTTLNMVAGFTDVTSGDLLIDGRAVTNLPPYKRNIGMVFQHYALFPHMTVAQNVEYPLRQRKIPGAERRALVEQALEMVGLGHLGKRRPKELSGGQQQRVALARAMVYSPRVLLMDEPLGALDKKLRDSLQLEIKRIHSDLGTTFVYVTHDQDEALILSDRIAVFNNARIEQIGSPTELYEYPNTLFVAQFLGESSLFHGVSEGGREADSNGHRLCAVRGPEHARGAGVAVVVRPERIRIEPDGARPNSVNAVPGTVAQHIYLGNSRKVEVRLDDGTIVLVRESAGAISSVDAGDRIWLTFHPDDAALLASGGAQPAAPKQTAIASR, from the coding sequence ATGCGGAATCTGACGAAGCGTTACGGGGATTTCACCGCGGTGGACGCCATCGATCTGGAAGCCCGCCCGGGGGAGTTCTTGACTCTGCTGGGCCCCAGCGGCTCGGGTAAGACCACTACGTTGAACATGGTCGCCGGCTTCACCGACGTGACGTCCGGGGACCTGCTCATCGATGGTCGTGCGGTCACCAATCTTCCTCCCTACAAGCGGAATATCGGCATGGTGTTCCAGCACTATGCGCTCTTTCCGCACATGACAGTGGCCCAGAACGTGGAGTATCCCCTGCGGCAACGCAAGATCCCGGGGGCAGAGCGGCGCGCGTTGGTCGAACAGGCGCTGGAGATGGTCGGACTCGGCCACCTGGGCAAGCGCAGGCCCAAGGAACTGTCGGGCGGTCAGCAACAGCGCGTCGCGCTCGCGAGAGCGATGGTTTACAGCCCACGCGTCCTGCTGATGGACGAACCGCTCGGTGCGCTCGACAAGAAGCTCCGCGACTCGTTGCAGCTGGAGATCAAGCGCATCCACTCAGATCTCGGTACGACGTTCGTCTACGTCACGCACGACCAGGACGAGGCCCTGATCCTGTCGGATCGCATCGCGGTCTTCAACAACGCCCGGATCGAACAAATCGGTTCACCCACAGAGCTTTACGAGTACCCGAACACCCTCTTCGTAGCGCAGTTCCTCGGCGAATCGTCGCTGTTCCATGGGGTGTCCGAGGGAGGGCGGGAAGCCGACTCGAACGGACATCGCCTGTGCGCGGTCCGTGGGCCCGAGCACGCCCGCGGTGCGGGTGTCGCGGTGGTGGTGCGGCCCGAACGGATCCGGATCGAGCCCGACGGTGCTCGTCCGAACTCGGTGAACGCGGTTCCGGGCACCGTGGCGCAACACATCTACCTCGGAAACTCGCGCAAGGTTGAGGTGCGTCTCGACGACGGCACGATCGTGCTGGTGCGTGAGAGTGCCGGCGCGATCAGCTCCGTCGATGCTGGCGATCGCATCTGGCTCACGTTCCACCCCGACGACGCCGCGCTTCTCGCATCCGGCGGCGCGCAACCCGCGGCGCCAAAGCAGACCGCGATCGCGTCTCGCTGA
- a CDS encoding ABC transporter permease, translated as MNSRLNTVWRALLLLFCGIVALLLVAPSLVVIPLSFTDRPTFTFPPTGWSTQWYANFFSDPSWMAALQASIQVGVLVAIVATVCGTAAALALSRTRFFGQQGLRALLLAPMLVPVIVIAIGLYALFLRLNLLGTTFGFVVAHSVLALPFVIIPVMASLQGFDRRLEDAAAICGAGRWTTFRTVTLPLVAPGVLSGAVFAFATSFDEVVLSLFIQNPYLQTLPVRMYSSVTRDTDPTIAAAATLILALTTVVTVLASLYATRRRNAG; from the coding sequence ATGAACAGTCGACTGAACACCGTATGGCGGGCACTGCTGCTGCTGTTCTGCGGCATCGTTGCGCTGTTGCTGGTCGCGCCCTCGCTCGTCGTGATCCCGTTGAGCTTCACCGATCGCCCCACATTCACCTTCCCGCCCACGGGTTGGTCCACGCAGTGGTACGCCAACTTCTTCTCCGATCCGTCATGGATGGCCGCTCTGCAGGCCAGCATCCAGGTCGGCGTACTGGTCGCGATCGTGGCAACAGTGTGCGGAACCGCAGCGGCCCTTGCGCTGAGCCGAACCCGGTTCTTCGGCCAGCAGGGGCTCAGGGCGCTGCTGCTCGCTCCGATGTTGGTCCCGGTCATCGTGATCGCGATCGGGCTCTACGCGTTGTTCCTGCGTCTCAACCTGCTGGGAACTACATTCGGTTTTGTTGTCGCCCACAGCGTTCTGGCCTTGCCGTTCGTGATCATCCCGGTGATGGCCAGCCTGCAGGGGTTCGACCGGCGCCTGGAAGATGCCGCCGCAATCTGCGGGGCCGGGCGATGGACCACGTTTCGCACCGTGACGCTGCCGCTCGTGGCTCCCGGCGTACTGTCCGGAGCGGTGTTCGCGTTCGCCACCAGCTTCGACGAGGTCGTGCTGTCGCTGTTCATTCAAAATCCATACCTGCAGACGCTGCCGGTGCGGATGTACTCGTCGGTGACCCGCGACACCGACCCCACCATCGCCGCCGCGGCGACTCTCATCCTTGCCCTGACGACCGTCGTCACGGTCCTTGCGAGCCTCTATGCGACGAGGAGACGAAATGCCGGATGA
- a CDS encoding ABC transporter permease, producing MTVIDALSGPSTSGQAPDELPVGARRRRGGTVGLLLPAVVLVLGVFVVPLGIMLWRALSEPELGLDNFAWYLTDPVQRDVLARTFTTGLTVTIVCLVIGYPYAYAMVAFGPRIRALLTMLVLVPFWTSLMVRTFSWVILLADNGPVHSVLRSIGLGNVHLIRTNLGVVIGMSQILLPFMVLPLYAVMAGIDRRLILASSSLGARPAVSFLRVWVPLSLPGVGAGCLMVFISSLGFYVTPALLGSPDNALISQQIYAQVNSLLQWGKGGAMGVVLLVLTFLVLAVLALALRRANRQGLRT from the coding sequence CCGTGATCGATGCGTTGTCAGGGCCGAGCACGTCCGGCCAGGCACCAGACGAGCTGCCGGTCGGTGCCAGGCGACGACGCGGCGGTACCGTCGGCTTGCTCCTGCCCGCAGTGGTTCTCGTCCTCGGCGTCTTCGTGGTGCCGCTGGGCATCATGCTGTGGCGGGCCCTCAGCGAACCGGAACTGGGGTTGGACAACTTCGCGTGGTACCTGACCGATCCGGTACAGCGTGACGTCCTGGCCAGGACGTTCACCACGGGACTGACGGTGACCATCGTCTGTCTGGTGATCGGTTACCCCTACGCTTACGCGATGGTCGCGTTCGGGCCCAGAATCCGAGCGTTACTGACGATGCTCGTGCTCGTGCCGTTCTGGACCAGTCTCATGGTTCGAACGTTCTCGTGGGTCATCCTGTTGGCCGACAACGGTCCCGTGCACTCCGTGCTGAGATCGATCGGACTGGGCAACGTGCATCTCATTCGCACCAACCTCGGTGTGGTGATCGGCATGAGCCAGATCTTGTTGCCGTTCATGGTGTTACCGCTCTACGCAGTGATGGCCGGAATCGATCGCAGGCTCATCCTGGCATCATCAAGCCTGGGCGCGCGGCCTGCCGTCTCGTTCCTGCGGGTGTGGGTGCCGTTGTCCCTTCCGGGTGTCGGCGCGGGCTGTTTGATGGTGTTCATCAGCAGTCTCGGCTTCTACGTGACCCCCGCATTGTTGGGCTCACCGGATAACGCGTTGATCAGTCAGCAGATCTACGCGCAGGTCAACAGCCTGTTGCAGTGGGGCAAGGGCGGAGCGATGGGTGTGGTGTTGCTGGTCCTGACGTTCCTGGTGCTCGCGGTGCTCGCGTTGGCGCTGCGCCGCGCGAACCGGCAGGGGCTGCGAACATGA